A section of the Syntrophobacterales bacterium genome encodes:
- a CDS encoding SLBB domain-containing protein, with protein IILKSFGFRKIMVDGQVVQPGTVDLRGPTTVMSAIAQARGAKETARLSNIIVIRKDFNGKPAGTNVDLQKVIDGTDFSQDITLMPYDIVYVPKSNIARVNMFVDQYINRAIPFGAAIPFFIYYSANQNR; from the coding sequence CATCATTCTCAAGAGCTTTGGTTTTCGGAAGATTATGGTTGACGGGCAGGTAGTACAACCTGGAACCGTTGACTTGAGGGGGCCGACAACCGTAATGAGCGCAATCGCCCAGGCGCGCGGGGCGAAGGAGACCGCAAGGTTGAGCAACATCATAGTGATTCGAAAAGATTTCAACGGGAAGCCTGCAGGTACGAACGTAGATCTGCAAAAAGTGATTGACGGGACAGATTTTAGCCAAGATATCACTCTCATGCCTTATGACATAGTCTATGTGCCCAAATCCAATATCGCCAGAGTTAATATGTTCGTAGATCAGTATATCAACCGGGCTATCCCGTTCGGCGCAGCCATACCTTTCTTTATCTACTATTCCGCAAACCAGAATCGTTGA